One Saccharomycodes ludwigii strain NBRC 1722 chromosome VI, whole genome shotgun sequence DNA segment encodes these proteins:
- the NOP10 gene encoding snoRNP complex protein NOP10 (similar to Saccharomyces cerevisiae YHR072W-A | NOP10 | NucleOlar Protein): MHLMYTLDNEGKRIYTLKKITESGEITKSAHPARFSPDDKYSRQRVTLKKRYGLIPGKK; this comes from the coding sequence ATGCATTTGATGTACACTTTAGATAACGAAGGTAAGAGGATTTACactttaaagaaaattacaGAATCTGGTGAAATCACAAAAAGCGCTCATCCAGCCAGGTTCAGTCCAGATGACAAGTACTCTAGACAAAGagtaactttaaaaaaaagatatggCTTAATTccaggaaaaaaataa
- the ERG7 gene encoding lanosterol synthase ERG7 (similar to Saccharomyces cerevisiae YHR072W | ERG7 | ERGosterol biosynthesis): MDQQPELYSDSLKLPKTDPTRWRLFTNEKDGAEFWEYKDSAKASPKQSTYVKYLLNLSDLSEELPGLKNTKTARDSCYNGARYFQLLQAPESGVFPCQYKGPMFMTIGYIATCYIAKVPIPEHVKIELVRYIVNTAHPVDGGWGLHSVDKSTCLGTVLNYVSLRLLGLPADHEVCVRARRTLLKLGGAIGAPHWGKIWLALLNLYEWEGVNPAPPELWMLQYWVPIHPARWWVHTRAIYLPVGYLSSYEFQTELTPLLSEIRKEIYKNTNYDSIEFSKHRNTVCGIDLYYPHTKVLNMLNSAMVFYGSYLRPNWLLKKSNSYSYELIKKEITNTDYLCIAPVSMAFNAIVTLIEEGRDSVEFQKFLEKFKEVTFHGPQGMTVMGTNGVQVWDCAFFIQYYFVAGLAELPEFKEAITKSYLFLCRSQFDTECVEGSFRDKRKGAWPFSTKTQGYTVSDCTAEALKAIIMVKKSAVYKEVHDEISDARLYKAIDILLGLQNIGSFEYGSFSTYEKIKSPLMLEKLNPAEVFGNIMVEYPYVECTDSSVLGLTYFHQYYDYRSEEISKAIKLAVASIKNYQQEDGSWYGCWGVCFSYAGMFALEALNSVGEYYNNSKHVQKGCDFLVRRQRMDGGWSESIRSSETHTYIETEQSLVVQTAWVLIGLILAEYPDRNVIDKGINFLMSRQDKKTGKWCFEDIEGVFNHSCAIEYPSYRFLFPIKALGLYSKRYL, from the coding sequence atggaccAACAGCCTGAATTATACTCAGATTCATTAAAGTTACCAAAAACAGATCCCACTCGTTGGAGACTTTTcacaaatgaaaaagatggTGCTGAATTTTGGGAATACAAAGACTCTGCAAAGGCTTCCCCCAAACAATCAACCTATGTAAAATATCTACTAAATTTATCTGATCTTTCTGAAGAATTGCCAggattaaaaaatacaaaaacagCCAGGGATTCTTGTTATAATGGTGCAAGATATTTTCAACTATTACAGGCCCCAGAGTCAGGTGTTTTTCCTTGTCAATACAAAGGTCCCATGTTTATGACCATTGGCTATATAGCTACGTGCTATATTGCCAAAGTCCCAATTCCTGAACACGTAAAAATTGAATTGGTAAGGTATATAGTCAACACAGCTCATCCGGTCGATGGAGGCTGGGGGCTACATTCAGTTGATAAATCTACTTGCCTAGGAACTGTTTTAAATTATGTTTCCCTTAGATTGTTAGGCCTACCAGCAGATCATGAAGTTTGTGTGAGAGCTCGTAGAACTCTATTAAAATTGGGTGGTGCTATTGGCGCTCCACACTGGGGGAAAATCTGGTTAGCTTTATTAAACCTATATGAATGGGAGGGTGTAAACCCAGCACCACCTGAATTATGGATGTTGCAATATTGGGTTCCAATCCATCCAGCTAGATGGTGGGTTCATACAAGGGCAATCTATTTGCCTGTCGGTTATTTATCAAGTTATGAATTTCAAACTGAATTGACTCCATTGCTGAGTGAAATTAGAAAGGAAATCTACAAAAATACCAATTACGATTCAATTGAATTTTCTAAACATAGAAACACAGTGTGTGGTattgatttatattatCCTCACACTAAAGTTTTAAACATGCTGAATAGTGCTATGGTATTTTACGGGTCATATTTAAGACCAAATTggttgttgaaaaaatccAATAGCTACAGTTatgaattaattaaaaaggaaattacTAATACCGATTATTTATGTATAGCGCCAGTAAGTATGGCCTTTAATGCAATTGTTACCCTAATTGAAGAAGGTCGTGATTCAGTTGAATTTCAAAagtttttggaaaaatttaaagaagTCACTTTTCATGGTCCACAAGGTATGACTGTTATGGGCACCAATGGCGTTCAAGTTTGGGATTGTGCCTTTTTCATtcagtattattttgttgctgGCTTGGCTGAATTACCTGAATTTAAAGAGGCTATTACTAAAagctatttatttttatgcaGGTCACAATTTGATACTGAATGTGTTGAGGGAAGCTTTAGGGATAAACGTAAAGGTGCATGGCCATTTTCTACCAAAACACAAGGCTACACTGTATCAGATTGTACTGCTGAAGCATTAAAAGCTATTATAATGGTCAAAAAATCTGCTGTTTACAAAGAAGTTCACGACGAAATCAGTGATGCTAGGTTGTATAAGGCCATTGACATTCTATTAGGTTTGCAAAACATTGGGTCTTTTGAATATGGATCTTTCAGCACTTatgaaaaaatcaaaagtCCACTAATGTTGGAAAAACTCAACCCTGCAGAAGTGTTTGGGAACATAATGGTTGAATATCCCTATGTTGAATGTACAGATTCTTCAGTGTTGGGGTTGACATACtttcatcaatattatgattatagGTCCGAAGAAATCTCCAAAGCAATCAAACTTGCTGTTGCTTCgattaaaaattatcaacaaGAAGATGGCAGTTGGTACGGCTGCTGGGGTGTTTGTTTTAGTTATGCAGGAATGTTTGCATTAGAGGCATTAAACAGTGTTGGTGAATATTACAATAATTCGAAACATGTTCAAAAGGGTTGTGATTTTTTGGTTAGAAGACAAAGGATGGATGGAGGGTGGAGTGAATCCATTAGAAGTTCTGAAACACATACCTACATAGAAACAGAACAAAGCTTAGTGGTGCAGACTGCATGGGTGTTGATTGGTTTAATATTGGCCGAGTATCCTGACAGGAACGTAATTGACAAGggtataaattttttaatgtctagacaagataaaaaaaccGGGAAATGGTGTTTTGAAGACATAGAGGGTGTGTTTAACCATTCATGTGCTATTGAATATCCAAGTTATAGGTTTTTATTCCCAATCAAGGCTTTGGGATTATATAGCAAACGGTATTTatag
- the HIM1 gene encoding Him1p (similar to Saccharomyces cerevisiae YDR317W | HIM1 | High Induced Mutagenesis), translating to MITFVKSIFNKTFEFLLDSSPFENNYKVIDYNSISYTTQTTATKTVSDNKQYIHNDKIKVDPVLSKCNDTRLVTFSKVSDNDNIILLGSTGLTGSLILENLTKPWIYLPPFSDTCTKKFLDKSLGNFKHWGLSPTLPTIEKTIYCFNRHIKNIPVFTTTSNKSADTGDDTNTDYTFLTANNELDSNCFIKIHTDGNNKNDNNHDNKENIAECIYGLIRENIKCKTLNNETINSIGNFKLNNTTPDSSETQETTVKCSITKLEYNLSFQKKNQPNEEKEKEIIKLTFKFNIIQIIEPDSSKWSTLITNIFQDKSLDITYSSPVDLTIKWKFPNLLKINVLVSALGSNSFKATEEQKDREYVDYYLNFQLSQIFCDIDKNNMNRSDSVIPPIYKKIIVITSFNSVVLSTTSDYFHTKWRLENDLFTKVPHLNHLVILRPGPLIGSHNKENNSGTFFLMQEKTEKDNGTSCKYMTSLLRNYNKSAQQTKLSKLNNVPKAFPLAHNLDFKTKVSEMIAAGVYHRKCSWMFGYAVPVKKVALQAALKAIESNYISSEGDKKIEFIKSEDIDRL from the coding sequence atgattaCATTTGTTAAGTCAATAttcaataaaacttttgaatttttacTCGATTCATCAccatttgaaaataattataaagtCATTGATTACAATTCAATTTCATACACCACACAAACTACCGCTACTAAGACTGTGTCTGACaataaacaatatattcataatgataaaataaaggtAGATCCAGTTTTGTCAAAATGTAACGACACTAGACTTGTTACCTTTTCCAAAGTATCAGATAATGACAATATCATATTGTTAGGTTCTACCGGATTAACAGGTTCTTTGATTTTGGAAAATCTAACAAAACCATGGATTTACCTACCACCCTTTAGTGATACATGTACCAAAAAGTTCCTGGATAAATCTTTGGGTAATTTTAAACATTGGGGACTATCTCCAACTTTGCCTACCATTGAAAAAACCATTTACTGTTTTAATAgacatattaaaaatattccaGTTTTTACCACTACTTCTAATAAAAGTGCTGATACTGGCGATGACACAAACACCGACTACACTTTTCTAACCGCAAACAATGAATTAGATTCCAATtgctttattaaaattcaCACTGATGGCAATAATAAGaatgataataatcatgacaataaagaaaacatAGCTGAATGTATATACGGCTTAATTagagaaaatattaaatgcAAAACTTTAAATAACGAAACAATAAATTCAATAGGTAATTTCAAGTTAAATAACACCACACCTGATTCATCCGAAACTCAAGAAACAACTGTCAAGTGTAGCATTACTAAATTGGaatataatttatcatttcaaaaaaaaaatcaacctaatgaagaaaaggaaaaagaaatcattaaattaacttttaaatttaacatTATACAGATTATTGAACCAGACTCTTCTAAATGGAGCACGCTTATtaccaatatttttcaagatAAGTCTCTTGACATTACTTATTCTTCCCCTGTGGATTTAACTATTAAGTGGAAATTCCCCAATTTGCTGAAAATCAATGTGTTGGTATCTGCATTGGGTTCTAATAGCTTTAAGGCAACTGAAGAACAAAAAGACAGAGAGTATGTCGATTACTATTTGAACTTTCAATTAAGTCAAATATTCTGtgatattgataaaaataatatgaaTCGTAGCGATAGTGTTATCCCTCCAATTTAtaagaaaattattgtCATTACTAGTTTTAATAGCGTCGTTTTAAGCACAACAAGCGATTATTTCCATACCAAGTGGAGATTAGAAAACGATTTATTCACTAAAGTTCCTCATTTAAATCACTTAGTTATATTGAGACCAGGTCCATTAATTGGTTCACAcaataaagaaaacaattccggcaccttttttttaatgcaaGAAAAAACTGAGAAGGACAACGGCACAAGTTGCAAATATATGACGAGTCTACTCAGGAATTATAACAAAAGTGCCCAGCAAACAAAGTTgagtaaattaaataatgtCCCAAAGGCTTTTCCATTAGCCCATAATTTggattttaaaacaaaggTTAGTGAAATGATCGCTGCTGGTGTTTACCATAGAAAATGTTCCTGGATGTTTGGTTATGCAGTCCCAGTTAAAAAAGTTGCCCTACAAGCAGCGTTGAAAGCAATCGAGAGTAATTACATTTCTTCAGAAGGAGATAAAAAGAtagaatttattaaaagtgaAGATATAGATAGGTTATAA
- the YFT2 gene encoding Yft2p (similar to Saccharomyces cerevisiae YDR319C | YFT2 | protein required for normal ER membrane biosynthesis), producing MYQLFEKYITNFPIGKSNFLWIYPGILIYGTIINTLVFSPDSLDKQKNTHYLLEPGNIINKIFAYNGNKVFLTLFLSIMFIKIWYRKTKQLLYCLPTANNVSLEDYNSNEKADILRIIKEYLIKLLLKYFVLYILFFIIDHVFILTGGTCSVGNGSVKDALECKDTYGGEWRGGFDISGHFCFLTNLSLIFWFEIRDFSQILQENWKPWLILKCLIISVLSVWIVILSITAIYYHTLWEKILGVLFGYGCPTVMYLLVPKYNKKIGSFLYE from the coding sequence ATGTATCaactttttgaaaaatatatcaccAATTTTCCTATAGGAAAGTCCAATTTTTTGTGGATCTATCCTGGCATTTTAATATATGGAACAATAATCAACACTCTGGTGTTTAGTCCGGATTCATTGGATAAGCAGAAAAATACacattatttattggaaCCAggtaatataattaataaaatatttgcgTACAATGGTAACaaagtatttttaacattattCCTTTCGATAATGTTTATCAAGATATGGtatagaaaaacaaaacaactGCTATATTGCTTACCGACCGCAAATAACGTGAGCTTGGAGGATTACAATAGCAACGAAAAGGCAGATATATTAAGAATAATTAAGGAGTActtaataaaacttttattaaaatattttgtcctttacattttattttttatcatagaccatgttttcattttaacCGGAGGCACGTGTTCTGTTGGTAATGGTAGTGTAAAAGATGCTCTGGAATGCAAGGATACATATGGTGGTGAATGGAGGGGTGGATTTGATATTAGTGGTCATTTTTGCTTTCTAACGAATCTTAGtctaattttttggtttgAAATTAGAGATTTTAGTCAAATTTTGCAAGAAAATTGGAAACCATGGCTGATTTTAAAGTGCTTAATTATTAGTGTTTTAAGTGTCTGGATTGTAATTCTATCTATTACAGCCATTTATTACCATACCTTGTGGGAAAAAATACTGGGTGTTTTGTTTGGGTATGGGTGTCCAACAGTAATGTATTTATTAGTGCCcaaatacaataaaaagattGGTTCATTTTTGTACGAATGA
- the MCM21 gene encoding Mcm21p (similar to Saccharomyces cerevisiae YDR318W | MCM21 | MiniChromosome Maintenance): MDAEDLETYKQDINALNEEIQLLEREKERLTKELEKEKEKLGSINKVTSKITNDHTDTVTKCENTLYNNLPELYKILKPPNDTSNTFYTHTDHNINTNNDSLLGISTEKNLQHDLLISNYPRNESFDAKNQHFPHTATIYENNTATRDEKETNNTKELQELINLEKCYRLMFGITLFPLIDPDNLLSMKNRNKTIDQLKDVTDTSSLLLVGLRLDVFNDYTQNFEAPYYLIFKKSFKDNKHWVIFKHTIPTCVVGDDENMEILKNENIGPLLSFDDIYLFGKLIYQDVYYWVQRKTFILQYCQTYNGNKLTELAYDDKGFTFLKFKYSNHDYKFEINERNIITKINNEDVTNQKKGIIDCLTYEIT; the protein is encoded by the coding sequence ATGGACGCTGAAGATCTTGAAACTTATAAGCAAGATATAAACGCACTAAATGAAGAAATCCAACTTTTAGAACGAGAAAAAGAGAGATTAACAAAGGAGTtggaaaaagagaaagaaaaacttgGATCCATTAATAAAGTTACGagtaaaataacaaatgaTCATACAGATACAGTTACAAAATGCGAAAACACATTGTACAATAACCTCCCTGAACTATATAAGATACTGAAACCTCCCAATGACACTAGTAACACTTTCTATACTCATACTGATCACAATATTAACACTAACAATGACTCCTTATTAGGCATCTCTacagaaaaaaacttgCAACATGATCTACTCATATCCAACTATCCACGAAATGAATCTTTTGATGCAAAAAACCAGCATTTTCCACACACAGCTACCATCTATGAAAACAATACAGCAACTAgagatgaaaaagaaacaaataataccaaGGAACTCCAAGAACTTATTAATCTGGAAAAATGTTACAGGCTAATGTTTGGTATTACTTTGTTTCCATTAATTGACCCAGATAACTTATTATCAATgaaaaacagaaataaaacaatagaTCAATTAAAAGATGTTACAGACACAAGCTCACTATTGCTGGTTGGTTTGAGGCTAGATGTGTTTAACGACTATACACAAAATTTCGAAGCACCATACTATTTGATcttcaaaaaaagttttaaagaTAACAAGCATTGGGTGATTTTCAAACACACTATACCTACATGTGTTGTGGGagatgatgaaaatatggaaattttgaaaaatgaaaacatcGGGCCATTACTTTCCTTTGACGacatttatttgtttggcAAACTAATTTATCAAGATGTATATTATTGGGTACAAAGGAAAACCTTTATTTTACAGTATTGTCAAACTTATAATGGCAACAAATTGACTGAATTAGCATATGATGATAAAGGCTTcacatttttaaaattcaaataCTCAAACCATGACTACAAATTTGAGATTAATGAAAGAAATATCATAACTAAAATCAACAACGAAGATGTGACTAATCAAAAGAAAGGTATCATAGACTGTCTAACTTATGAAATTACATAA
- the ESS1 gene encoding peptidylprolyl isomerase ESS1 (similar to Saccharomyces cerevisiae YJR017C | ESS1 | ESSential), whose product MSDIASGLPSPWIVKYSKTKKREYYFNPETKESHWEPPSGTDYVRLKDYLREHPVRIRCLHILIKHRDSRRPSSHHNPHITITKAEAAKELERYRDAIFNKGASFEEIARERSDCNSYKRGGDLGFFGRGEMQPDFEKAAFALKVGEISGIVDTESGLHLIKRIA is encoded by the coding sequence atgtctgATATTGCAAGTGGATTACCATCACCATGGATAGTTAAGTATagtaaaaccaaaaaaagagaatatTATTTCAACCCAGAAACTAAGGAATCTCATTGGGAACCTCCAAGTGGTACCGACTATGTTAGattaaaagattatttaagGGAACATCCAGTAAGGATCAGATGTTTACATATTCTAATTAAACATCGTGATAGTAGAAGACCATCTTCCCATCATAACCCtcatattactattaccaaAGCAGAAGCTGCTAAAGAATTAGAAAGGTATAGGGATgctattttcaataaaggTGCTAGCTTTGAAGAAATTGCTAGAGAAAGAAGTGATTGTAACTCTTATAAAAGAGGTGGTGACTTGGGGTTTTTTGGTAGAGGCGAGATGCAACCAGATTTTGAGAAGGCTGCTTTTGCTTTGAAAGTGGGTGAGATTAGTGGAATTGTGGATACTGAAAGTGGTCTTCACTTAATCAAGAGAATTgcataa
- the SWA2 gene encoding auxilin-like protein SWA2 (similar to Saccharomyces cerevisiae YDR320C | SWA2 | Synthetic lethal With Arf1): MSADPFSDLLNSFKDQHNTVTITDNDKNNSSDINSKSLNHLLKQKELPNKNTPVQTNTLAETSTNVTNTVDLLDDFFGSSSNTNISTSTKNNNQTNNDSGSDLLEDFLGPQETSPNNNAKSLQPEHMKEEYVETKEKEQEQEQENIADEVKDFELARLMSINDMSLNKALEYYENGITYDVLMKKLKPTYPTRTKTSNTLSSGVNNDAVPPSIIEETSSNLFNIASSLFNKGKNLIEQSLNFEDENERYNNNSRDTANVNSFAKLHINSNINSRLDALKQNFDDSSVLTSNTNRPIRMGEKSKHLYVENNKNNQANSDTTTIDNFNSTLLIDRDDNISSEISSDNIKRNNLTEKSTSQQPLPASSESNILLDFSNDSFEQTSLHQGNNIKSNHNQPYISDLEYASYTEFKEKAAIAFKNGDYTESLNDYIKSLNSLPENHPLRIISLSNIVTTRLKLGETSKSLENANAALKLLELHYGNATASPEETIPKSDGKRYKDMWGKIVFRKAEILESMDNYKAAYDLYKTLVSTGITDLKIMQGKSRCEKVVLPQNKTVLSSKNPKLKASTGLNPSVTNSNSFGRNENLKRVQDKNFRLEQLERENFQLHDQIEQQVQDWCKGHETDLRYLLLTLSKVLQFSSWPEIKGTDLVMPKRVKIYYLKAISKTHPDKLNDSLSTKDKMLASSIFIVLTKSWELFKQDNNL; this comes from the coding sequence ATGTCTGCTGATCCATTTTCTGATTTACTAAATTCATTCAAGGACCAACATAACACTGTAACCATCACTGACAACgataaaaacaacagtAGCGACATCAATAGCAAATCTTTAAAccatttattaaaacaaaaagagcttcctaataaaaatacaccTGTCCAGACTAATACACTTGCTGAAACTTCTACTAATGTCACCAATACCGTTGATCTATTAGACGACTTCTTTGGTTCCAGTTCTAATACCAATATATCTACTTCtaccaaaaacaacaaccaaACAAATAATGATAGTGGGTCAGATTTGTTAGAAGATTTTTTAGGACCACAAGAAACTAGCCCTAATAATAACGCTAAATCACTACAACCAGAGCACATGAAGGAAGAGTATGTggaaacaaaagaaaaagaacaagaacaagaacaagaaaatattgCTGATGAAGTTAAAGACTTTGAATTAGCAAGGCTAATGTCCATAAATGATATGTCACTGAATAAGGCGTTGGAATATTATGAAAACGGTATAACTTATGAtgttttaatgaaaaaattaaaaccaaCTTATCCTACCCGTACTAAAACTAGTAACACCTTGAGTAGTGGTGTCAACAATGATGCTGTCCCCCCGTCTATAATTGAAGAAACTTCTTCAAATCTATTTAATATTGCATCATCTTTGTTTAACAAAGGTAAAAACCTGATCGAACAGTCATTAAATTTTGaggatgaaaatgaaaggtacaataataattctcGTGATACTGCCAATGTTAATAGTTTTGCCAAATTGcatattaatagtaatattaatagtagGTTGGATGCCTTGAAACAAAATTTCGATGATTCGTCTGTACTTACGAGCAATACCAACAGGCCTATTAGAATGGGAGAAAAAAGCAAGCACTTATatgttgaaaataataaaaataatcaagCAAATTCCGACACTACTActattgataattttaatagcaCTTTGCTAATCGATAGAGATGATAATATATCGTCAGAAATCAGTTCTGATAACATTAAACGTAATAACCTTACAGAAAAATCAACTTCGCAACAACCGCTGCCTGCTTCTTCAGAATCGAATATTTTACTAGATTTTTCTAATGATTCTTTTGAACAGACTTCACTACATCAAGgcaataatatcaaatcTAACCATAACCAACCTTATATTTCAGACCTAGAATACGCTAGTTATACCgaatttaaagaaaaggcAGCAATAGCATTCAAAAACGGAGATTATACTGAATCTTTAAATGATTATATAAAATCCTTGAACTCATTACCTGAAAATCACCCATTACGTATTATTTCATTATCTAATATAGTAACCACAAGATTGAAATTGGGTGAAACGTCCAAAAGTTTGGAAAATGCGAATGCAGCTTTAAAGTTACTTGAGTTGCACTATGGCAATGCAACTGCTTCACCTGAAGAAACAATACCCAAAAGTGATGGGAAAAGGTATAAAGATATGTGGGGGAAGATTGTTTTTAGAAAAGCGGAAATTTTAGAAAGTATGGATAACTATAAAGCTGCATATGACCTGTATAAAACTTTGGTTAGCACTGGTATTacagatttaaaaattatgcAAGGTAAATCCAGATGTGAAAAAGTTGTATTAccacaaaataaaacagttCTCTCGTCTAAAAACCCTAAATTAAAAGCATCTACTGGTCTAAACCCTTCTGTTACAAACAGTAATTCTTTTGGCCGcaatgaaaatttaaaaagagttcaagataaaaattttcGTTTAGAACAATTAGAAAGGGAAAATTTCCAATTGCATGATCAGATTGAACAACAAGTTCAAGACTGGTGTAAAGGCCATGAAACTGATTTACGTTACTTACTGCTAACATTATCAAAAGTTTTGCAATTTAGTTCATGGCCTGAAATTAAGGGAACTGATTTGGTGATGCCCAAGAGGGTTAAAATTTACTATTTAAAAGCCATTTCTAAAACTCATCCAGATAAACTTAACGACTCACTATCTACTAAAGATAAAATGCTAGCATcaagtatttttattgtattaACAAAGTCATGGGAACTTTTCAAACAGGACAACaatttgtaa
- the DAD4 gene encoding Dad4p (similar to Saccharomyces cerevisiae YDR320C-A | DAD4 | Duo1 And Dam1 interacting), with product MENPHENVQINILHRIVNNMERLNDSILQVNNELHKINICQSNNLQIMGGLMENYHQNIKTMLQDSDTIATVDNVTK from the coding sequence atggaAAATCCACATGAAAATGTACAGATAAACATCTTACATCGTATAGTAAACAATATGGAAAGGCTTAATGATAGTATACTACAAGTAAACAATGAATTAcacaaaataaacatttgTCAATCTAATAATTTGCAGATTATGGGTGGCTTAATGGAGAATTATCACCAGAATATCAAAACAATGTTACAAGACAGTGATACTATTGCTACTGTCGATAAtgttacaaaataa